From the Saccharomonospora marina XMU15 genome, the window CAAGGTCGCAGACGCGCTGACGCGGTTCGGCGTGCCCGCGGAACTGCTGACCTTCGAGCTGACCGAGTCGGGCGTGATGGCGGACCCGCAGCGGGCCCTGCCCATCCTGCGCGAGTTGCACGGGTTGGGCATCGAACTCGCCGTGGACGACTTCGGCACGGGCTACTCCTCGCTCGCCTATCTACGGCAGCTTCCGGTGGACCAGGTCAAGATCGACAAAAGCTTCGTGCTCGGTATGGGTACCGATCTTTCCGACCTGGCGGTGGTGCGTTCGATCGTCGAACTCGGCCACTCGCTCGGCCTCACGGTGGTGGCCGAGGGCGTGGAGGAGGACGTTGCGCGAGACCAGCTCGAGGCGATGGGTTGCGACGTGGCGCAGGGCTACCTGATCTCGCGGCCGCTGTCGGAGGAGCGGCTGGAAGCGTGGTTGCAGGCGCGGACGGCACGCTCCTTCGACCGGCAGGCCGAAGCCGTGCTGACGTTGCTCAGCTGAACCGCTCGCCCGGCGGCGACCCCACTGTCGGGCACGAAGGCGGCTCATGTACTCTTTCTCCAGGCTCGTTGAGCAGGCCCCTTTAGCTCAGTCGGCAGAGCATCTCCATGGTAAGGAGAAGGTCTACGGTTCGATTCCGTAAAGGGGCTCGGTGTCTGTATGAGGCGGTGTAGCTCAGTCGGTAGAGCAAGCGGCTCATAATCGCTGTGTCGCCGGTTCGAGTCCGGCCACCGCTACGCTGTTTCGATGAGAGAGTAAGGAGCCGTTGTGGCTGCCACCGACGTGCGACCGAAGATCACGCTGGCGTGCGAGGAGTGCAAGCACCGCAACTACATCACCAGGAAGAACAAGCGTAACGACCCGGATCGCCTGGAGATGAAGAAGTTCTGCCCGAACTGCGGAACCCACAGGGTGCACAAAGAGACGCGCTGACGCATCGAGTTCGACGAAGCCGCCCCTGCATCAGGGGCGGCTTTGTTGTGTGCAGCGATGCTGTTGGAAAAATCCCAACGATCGTAGCTACCGGCACTGAGTAACGGAGATCACTCTGTCGGGTGAGACCAACCGGTTTCCCCTGCGAAAGTGAGTTGCCGTATGAGAACAGTGTCGAGATCCGCGATCACCCTTGCGGCCAGTGCGCTCGCGCTCGGTCTGCTCGCCCCAACCGTTGCCTCCGCCACGAGTATCGAGGGCTACTCCAGTGACGTGCAGCAGGCGGCGGTCGCCGAGATCACCTCGACGGAGGGCATCACCCCTGCCGCGGCCGAGGAGATCCTGCGTGTCCAGTCCGACAGTGTCGAGACGCTGAACGGCGTCCTCGACCAGCTCGGCGACCAGCAGGCTGGAGGTTACCTCGACGACTCGGGAATGCCCGTCGTCAACGTCCTCGACGAGGCCACGGCGGCCGAACTCGCACCGTCCGGTGTCGCCGCTCGCGTGGTCGACCACTCGGCGGCCGAGTTGCGGTCCGCACGCGAGGCACTCGAGGCGGTACCCGCCGTGGCCCACACCGCCATAGCCGTTGATCCAGAGACCAACCAGGTTGTGCTCACCGTGGCCGAGGAAGCCGATGACGCTGCGGCCGCCGACCTGCTCGCGGCGGCCGCTCGCTTCGGTGACGCGGTACGCGTGGAGCACGTCACGGGCGGTCTGCACAAGGCCATCTACGGCGGCGAGGCCATCACCGGCGGAGGCAGCCGGTGTTCTGCCGGGTTCAATGTCAACTCCGGTGGCCAGCTCTACATCGTTGACGCGGGTCACTGCACGGGCGCGGTGTCGCAGTGGAACGTCGGTCCTTCTGTGGCCGCCAGCTTCCCCGGCAACGACTACGGCCTGATCCGCAACGACACCGGAAGCGGTCCCGGTGCGGTCACGCTATGGGACGGCTCTGCTCAGGCCATCAACTCGGCGAGTAACGCCACCGTCGGCCAGCGGATCTGCAAGAGCGGCAGCACCACGGGGCTGACCTGCGGTGTCGTGCAGGCCACCAATGTGACTGTCAACTACTCCCAGGGTGCGGTTCACCAGCTGATCCAGACGTCGGCGTCGGTGAACTCGGGTGACTCCGGCGGCTCGCTGTTCGCCGGAAGCACCGCGCTGGGCATCACGTCCGGCATGGGCGGCGGTAGTTCCTTCTTCCAGCCGGTGGTGGAGGCGCTCAACGCCTACGGGGTCTCGCTGAACTGACCCGAATCGCGTCCGATCGCGGTGGTCGGGCGGCGCCGCTTCGCCGCGCCGCCCGACCACGCCGTGTGGCGGAGGCGGTAACCTGCAGCGCGTGCCACTGGACCCCTCCTTCATCGGGCGTACCTACCCGCCGACGAGCACCTACGAGGTCAGCCGCGCGAAGATCGCTGAGTTCGCCGATGCCATCGGCGACCCCGCCCCGCTTTACCGAGACCCGGAAGCGGCCAAGGCGGCGGGGTATCCGGACGTGATCGCACCACCCACCTTCCTGACCATCATCAACCTGGCCTCGATCAACGCCATCGTCGCCGACCCGGAACTGGGACTGGACTACTCCCGCATGGTGCACGGCGACCAGCGTTTCACTCACCACCGACCGGTCCGAGCGGGCGACGAGTTGCGGCTGACCACACACATCGTGGACATCTTCACCCGCGCGGGAAACGACTTTCTCAACGTCCGCGCCGACATCAGCACGGTGGCCGACGAGCCGGTCTCCACCACCCACGCCCAACTCGTCGTCCGTGGAGAGTGAGGCAATGGCGGAGCGTGAAGTGATGACCAAGCCGCGGCCCGAAGTCGGCGACGAGTTGCCCGCGTTGAGCGTTCACGTGACGAGGGAACAGCTCGTGCGCTACGCGGGTGCCTCACTCGATTTCAACCCGATCCACTGGAACGAACGTTTCGCCAGGAGCGTCGGGCTACCGGACGTGATCGCGCACGGGATGCTCACGATGGCACTCGGCGGGCGCATGATCACCGATTGGCTCGGCGACCCGGGACGTGTCGTCGAGTACGGCGTTCGCTTCACCCGGCCGGTTGTCGTCGCGGACGACGCAGGCGCACTCGTGGAGTTCACCGGCAAGGTCGGCGAAGTCCGCGACGACGGCACCGCGCGCATCGACATCACCGCCAAGTTCGAAGGTAAGACGGTGCTGGGCAGGGCTCAGGCCGTGGTGCGGATCAACTGAGCTCGCGCAGTACCGCCCTGGCCATCGCACGCTCACCGCGCGCGTTCGGGTGCAGCGGCGCCGCGCCCGTCGTGGAGCGCGGACCCTCGATCCAGCGCGAGTCCGGCGGGGCGCACATCCCGTGGCCCTCGCTCGCCTTCGCCGTGTCGGCGAACTCTGCCCCGTGTTGCCGTGCCTGTTCGGCAAGCACCGTGTTGAGTCGCTGAAGCCCCCGGCGCAGGTAGGCGATGTCCGCTTCGGCGTAGGGGAGTTCGGGCGGGCACGCCGCCGGGTCGGCGGGCAGGATCGTCGGGTAGCCGACCACTACCACCCGCGCGTCGGGGGCCTTGGCGTTGATCCGCTCGAGCACCCGCCCGACAGCTTCGCCTGCGCGTTCGATCCTGGCGGTCAACTCGTCGGTTCCGCCCTCGGTCAGCCGCTGCTTGCACGACCGGCTTCCCTGCTTGGCCGCGCATTCGCCCGCCAGCGCCACCAGACCGACATCGTTGCCCCCGATACCGATCGTGATCAGCGTCGTTTCGGGCCGTACCGCGTTCAACTGCGGCGGATTGGTGCCGTCGCGGGTCGGCTGCGGGCTGGTGATGTCGCGCGTTGTCGCCCCGCTGCAACTGGCGTCGGTGAAGCGTTCGGGGTTCAACTCGGCGGCGACGAGCCGCGGATAGTTGTTCCGCGACCGGTCGCAACCGGGTGGCGAACCGACCTCCTCGCCGGTGCCGGGAGCCGAGGTGTAGGAGTCGCCGAGCGCGACGTAGTGCTGCGGTCGCTGCTGCGTATCCGGTGGCTGTCCACACCCGGTCACGAGCATCAGCACGGCGACGGCGATACCGAGACACTTGCTGCCCATCGGTTTCGTTGTATCAGTCTCGGTTGACGTCGGCGCGGCGGATGGGGTTGTCGGGTGTCCTCGCCACGGGCCCGGCAATGCGAAGAGCCCCGAGGTCATCCGACCCCGGGGCCCACGCGAACAGCCGTCAGCGTGCCTCGGACAGCAGGCTCGCGACCCGGCTCACGCCTTCCACAAGGTCCTCCTCGGCCAGGGCGTAGGAGAAGCGGAAGTAGCCGGGCGTGCCGAACGCCTCACCGGGAACGATCGCGACCTCCACCTCCCGCAGGATGAGGTCGGCCAGCGCCACGGTGTCGGCGGGCCGCTCACCCCGGATCTCCTTGCCGAGCAATGCCTTCACCGAGGGGTAGGCGTAGAACGCGCCACGCGGGGTCGGGCAGTGCACGCCGGGGATCTCCGACAGCATCGAGACGATCTTCTTGCGGCGGACGTCGAACGAGGCGCGCATCCGCTCGACGACGTCGAGTGGGCCTGCCACGGCGGCGAGCGCGGCCCGCTGCGACACGTTTGCGACGTTGCCGCACAGGTGGGACTGGAAACTGGCCGCCGCCTTTATCACGTCCTGCGGTCCGACGATCCAGCCGACGCGCCAGCCGGTCATCGAATACGTCTTCGCGACACCGTTGAGGATCAGCGTCTGGTCGGCGAGTTCGGGCACCACCACCGGCATCGACTCGGCCGTGGCACCGTCGTAGACCAGGTGCTCGTAGATCTCGTCGGTGACGACCCAGATGCCGTGCTCCACGGCCCAGCGGCCGATGGCCTCCACCTGCTCCCTCGGATAGACAGAGCCGGTGGGGTTGGACGGCGAGTTGAAAAGCAGCACCTTCGTCCGTTCGGTGCGTGCCGCCTCCAACTGCTCGACGCCGACCAGGTAGTCGGTCGAGTCGTCGGCGGTGACCTGCACCGGCACGCCACCCGCCAAAGTGATCGACTCCGGGTAGGTCGTCCAGTACGGCGCCAGCAGCAACACCTCGTCGCCCGGGTCGAGCAGCGTGGCGAACGCGGAATAGACGGCCTGCTTGCCGCCGTTGGTGACCAGTACCTGCGAGGCGTCGCACTCGAATCCGGAATCCCGCAGCGTCTTGGCGGCGATGGCCTCGCGCAGTTCGGGCAGCCCCGCCGCGGCGGTGTAGCCGTGGTTGACGCGCTCGTGTACGGCGGCGGCAGCGGCCTCGACGATGTGGTCAGGGGTGGGGAAGTCGGGCTGGCCCGCGCCGAAGCCGATCACCGGTCGTCCTTGCGCCTTGAGGGCCTTGGCCTTCGCGTCGACGGCGAGCGTCGCGGAGGGCGTGATGCCCGCGATACGGGCGGACACGCGGGAACGAGGGCTGGTGGCGGTACTCTCGGACGTGGCCATACCGGCATTTTTTCACGGTCGCGCGAAGGCGCCGATGCCGCCCTCGGCAGCGTCTGTACCGGTAGTACCGGGCGCGGTTGCGAGGCGTCATCGGGCTTGCCGTAGACTGCCGGACTTGGAACGCACGGCACGGGCCCCGCAGCTAATGTGGGGTGGGTGGAGTGCGTCCTGAAGAGCGGGTTCGCTCGCTCGAAGGGGTGTAGCTCAAATGGCAGAGCAGCGGTCTCCAAAACCGCAGGTTGCAGGTTCAAGTCCTGTCACCCCTGCGTTGACGTGTCAGGTGGAGCGGAGGAGTAGCTCGTGAGCGAGGACGGCGAGAAGGACAAGGAAAGGGCAGCCAAGCGCCCTTCCCGTCCGGTCACCGCCGC encodes:
- a CDS encoding MaoC family dehydratase, whose translation is MAEREVMTKPRPEVGDELPALSVHVTREQLVRYAGASLDFNPIHWNERFARSVGLPDVIAHGMLTMALGGRMITDWLGDPGRVVEYGVRFTRPVVVADDAGALVEFTGKVGEVRDDGTARIDITAKFEGKTVLGRAQAVVRIN
- a CDS encoding SGNH/GDSL hydrolase family protein gives rise to the protein MGSKCLGIAVAVLMLVTGCGQPPDTQQRPQHYVALGDSYTSAPGTGEEVGSPPGCDRSRNNYPRLVAAELNPERFTDASCSGATTRDITSPQPTRDGTNPPQLNAVRPETTLITIGIGGNDVGLVALAGECAAKQGSRSCKQRLTEGGTDELTARIERAGEAVGRVLERINAKAPDARVVVVGYPTILPADPAACPPELPYAEADIAYLRRGLQRLNTVLAEQARQHGAEFADTAKASEGHGMCAPPDSRWIEGPRSTTGAAPLHPNARGERAMARAVLRELS
- a CDS encoding S1 family peptidase, which translates into the protein MRTVSRSAITLAASALALGLLAPTVASATSIEGYSSDVQQAAVAEITSTEGITPAAAEEILRVQSDSVETLNGVLDQLGDQQAGGYLDDSGMPVVNVLDEATAAELAPSGVAARVVDHSAAELRSAREALEAVPAVAHTAIAVDPETNQVVLTVAEEADDAAAADLLAAAARFGDAVRVEHVTGGLHKAIYGGEAITGGGSRCSAGFNVNSGGQLYIVDAGHCTGAVSQWNVGPSVAASFPGNDYGLIRNDTGSGPGAVTLWDGSAQAINSASNATVGQRICKSGSTTGLTCGVVQATNVTVNYSQGAVHQLIQTSASVNSGDSGGSLFAGSTALGITSGMGGGSSFFQPVVEALNAYGVSLN
- the rpmG gene encoding 50S ribosomal protein L33, with product MAATDVRPKITLACEECKHRNYITRKNKRNDPDRLEMKKFCPNCGTHRVHKETR
- a CDS encoding MaoC family dehydratase N-terminal domain-containing protein; the encoded protein is MPLDPSFIGRTYPPTSTYEVSRAKIAEFADAIGDPAPLYRDPEAAKAAGYPDVIAPPTFLTIINLASINAIVADPELGLDYSRMVHGDQRFTHHRPVRAGDELRLTTHIVDIFTRAGNDFLNVRADISTVADEPVSTTHAQLVVRGE
- a CDS encoding pyridoxal phosphate-dependent aminotransferase: MATSESTATSPRSRVSARIAGITPSATLAVDAKAKALKAQGRPVIGFGAGQPDFPTPDHIVEAAAAAVHERVNHGYTAAAGLPELREAIAAKTLRDSGFECDASQVLVTNGGKQAVYSAFATLLDPGDEVLLLAPYWTTYPESITLAGGVPVQVTADDSTDYLVGVEQLEAARTERTKVLLFNSPSNPTGSVYPREQVEAIGRWAVEHGIWVVTDEIYEHLVYDGATAESMPVVVPELADQTLILNGVAKTYSMTGWRVGWIVGPQDVIKAAASFQSHLCGNVANVSQRAALAAVAGPLDVVERMRASFDVRRKKIVSMLSEIPGVHCPTPRGAFYAYPSVKALLGKEIRGERPADTVALADLILREVEVAIVPGEAFGTPGYFRFSYALAEEDLVEGVSRVASLLSEAR